One stretch of Burkholderia oklahomensis C6786 DNA includes these proteins:
- a CDS encoding transporter substrate-binding domain-containing protein: MKLQRLLSLACFALATTFAGFCGSAAAQTPDVLRVATDATFAPMEYTENGVRTGFDIDMMNALAKAMGKSVQWTDIDFKGLIPGLIAHRFDAAISAIYITDERAKVVDFAGPYYAGGLVALVKRDSPIKTVADLNGKKVSVQVGTKSVNFLRDNFPQITRVEVEKNQEMFDLVGIGRADAAVTGKPAAYQLVRTRGGFRVLDKPLTTEQYGIAVRKDEPQLKAALDAALAKIKADGTYAAIVRKWFGAGAQ; this comes from the coding sequence ATGAAATTGCAACGTCTGCTGTCCCTTGCCTGCTTCGCGCTGGCGACCACCTTCGCCGGCTTTTGCGGCAGCGCCGCGGCGCAAACCCCTGACGTGTTGCGCGTGGCGACCGACGCCACGTTCGCGCCGATGGAGTACACCGAAAACGGCGTGCGCACCGGCTTCGACATCGACATGATGAATGCGCTCGCCAAAGCGATGGGCAAGAGCGTGCAGTGGACGGACATCGACTTCAAGGGGCTGATTCCCGGCCTGATCGCGCATCGTTTCGACGCGGCGATCTCGGCGATATACATCACCGACGAGCGCGCGAAGGTTGTCGATTTCGCCGGCCCGTACTACGCGGGCGGTCTCGTCGCGCTGGTGAAGCGCGATTCTCCAATCAAGACGGTGGCCGATCTGAACGGCAAGAAGGTGTCGGTGCAGGTGGGCACCAAGTCGGTGAACTTCCTGCGCGACAACTTTCCGCAGATCACGCGCGTCGAAGTGGAAAAGAATCAGGAAATGTTCGACCTCGTCGGCATCGGCCGCGCCGATGCCGCCGTCACCGGCAAGCCGGCCGCCTATCAGCTGGTCCGCACGCGCGGCGGCTTCCGCGTGCTCGACAAGCCGTTGACGACCGAGCAGTACGGCATCGCCGTGCGCAAGGACGAGCCGCAATTGAAGGCCGCGCTCGACGCCGCATTGGCGAAAATCAAGGCCGACGGCACGTATGCGGCGATCGTGCGCAAGTGGTTCGGCGCCGGCGCGCAATAA
- a CDS encoding IclR family transcriptional regulator, translating to MNSGTTVTGSERVLLVLAALASHGKAMSVKDLQGVTGLAQSTLYRQIALLKRWGFVAEHTGHYAPGPISLQLALGFDVNSMLVEASRMEMQQLARASKESVGLVVAVKNQAMCLDRVDSEQSLRCSFEKGRAVPLKAGASAKSLLAFMAENARNEVLDSVFAGDRAGRAAIEAELERIRAQGYAVSDSEVDPGVWGVSAPIFHRTWRGVSSSASITLMAPSTRAIGRESQFIDGTLRTARAISLHLQAE from the coding sequence GTGAATTCAGGAACCACAGTCACCGGATCGGAGCGCGTGCTGCTCGTGCTGGCCGCGCTTGCGAGCCATGGCAAGGCCATGTCGGTGAAGGATCTGCAAGGCGTCACGGGGCTCGCGCAAAGCACGCTGTATCGCCAGATCGCGTTGCTCAAGCGCTGGGGCTTCGTCGCCGAGCACACGGGGCACTATGCGCCCGGTCCGATCAGTCTTCAGCTTGCGCTCGGCTTCGACGTCAACTCGATGCTTGTCGAAGCGAGCCGCATGGAGATGCAGCAGCTCGCGCGGGCGTCGAAGGAGAGCGTCGGGCTCGTCGTCGCGGTGAAGAATCAGGCGATGTGCCTCGACAGGGTCGACAGCGAGCAGTCGCTGCGCTGCTCGTTCGAAAAGGGCCGCGCGGTGCCGCTCAAGGCGGGCGCGTCGGCGAAATCGCTGCTGGCCTTCATGGCGGAGAACGCGCGCAACGAAGTGCTGGACTCGGTATTCGCCGGCGACCGCGCCGGGCGCGCGGCCATCGAAGCCGAACTGGAGCGGATTCGCGCGCAGGGCTACGCGGTGAGCGACAGCGAGGTCGACCCCGGCGTCTGGGGCGTCAGCGCACCGATTTTCCATCGCACGTGGCGCGGCGTGAGCAGCTCCGCGTCGATCACGCTGATGGCGCCTTCGACGCGCGCGATCGGTCGCGAAAGCCAGTTCATCGACGGGACGCTGCGAACCGCTCGCGCGATTTCCCTGCATCTGCAAGCCGAATGA
- a CDS encoding amino acid ABC transporter permease, translating into MELDFSPVIAGWTDIAHGALVTVEVTAAALALSCVLGLLIGIGRLAPQRRFVYGFCTAYLTFFRGTPLLVQLFLLFFGLPQFNILLPAFVCGMLGLGFYSAAYVSEIVRGAIQSVDRGQMEAARSIGMSSGQAMRAIILPQAVVRMIPPLGNEFIALIKNSALVSLLTINDLMHEGQKIISVSYRSLEVYLAIALVYLVLTQATNYALHRVERRLRAGGMVQ; encoded by the coding sequence ATGGAACTCGATTTCTCGCCGGTGATCGCCGGCTGGACGGATATTGCGCATGGCGCGCTGGTCACGGTGGAAGTGACCGCGGCCGCGCTCGCGCTCAGCTGCGTGCTCGGGCTGCTGATCGGCATCGGCCGGCTCGCGCCGCAGCGGCGGTTCGTCTACGGCTTCTGCACCGCCTACCTGACGTTCTTTCGCGGCACGCCGCTGCTCGTGCAGCTGTTTCTGCTGTTCTTCGGCCTGCCCCAGTTCAACATTCTGCTGCCCGCGTTCGTGTGCGGGATGCTGGGGCTGGGGTTCTATTCGGCCGCCTATGTCTCGGAGATCGTGCGCGGCGCGATCCAGTCGGTCGATCGCGGCCAGATGGAGGCGGCCCGCTCGATCGGCATGTCGTCGGGGCAGGCGATGCGCGCGATCATCCTGCCGCAGGCCGTCGTTCGCATGATTCCGCCGCTCGGCAACGAGTTCATCGCGCTCATCAAGAATTCGGCGCTCGTGTCGCTGCTGACGATCAACGATCTGATGCATGAGGGACAGAAGATCATCAGCGTGTCGTACCGGTCGCTCGAAGTGTATCTGGCCATCGCGCTGGTCTATCTCGTGCTGACCCAGGCGACCAATTACGCGCTGCATCGCGTCGAGCGGCGCCTGCGCGCAGGAGGAATGGTGCAATGA
- a CDS encoding LysR family transcriptional regulator: MTVLEVGNMSEVGIRNLNHLRVFMAIVEKGSFTAAAECLCMSKSLVSEYLSRLEAEIDTQLVMRSTRRIAPTDAGNKLYSASQAFVSGLYDVIGSIRCLRHESTGLLRVAAPSGFSTAHLSSIAATFIHQHPQIELEIVCNDEEIDLVGERIDLAFETGWPKKKGFRMKMLGAFDQVLVASPEYSRKHAVPRHPDDLPSSHWIGHGGLANLSYSVFGNDGRSVRIQTNGRLKVKSVLLAHQMVLADAGVSAFPDYLVAEDLREGRLHRLLPMWTMPKGGIYACRTSSRHASVRERLFLAAVQAYLAGLSGEQMRAGAVPT; the protein is encoded by the coding sequence ATGACCGTTCTTGAGGTGGGAAATATGTCCGAGGTGGGGATAAGAAATTTGAATCACCTGCGCGTTTTTATGGCGATTGTCGAGAAGGGTAGTTTCACTGCGGCGGCAGAATGTCTGTGCATGTCGAAATCGCTGGTCAGTGAATACCTGAGCCGCCTCGAAGCGGAGATCGACACCCAGCTCGTGATGAGAAGCACCCGCAGGATTGCGCCGACCGACGCCGGCAACAAGCTGTACTCGGCGTCCCAGGCGTTCGTCAGCGGCCTGTATGACGTGATCGGCAGCATCCGGTGCCTGCGCCATGAATCGACCGGCCTGCTGCGCGTCGCGGCGCCCAGCGGTTTCTCCACCGCGCATCTGAGTTCGATCGCGGCCACGTTCATTCATCAGCACCCGCAGATCGAGCTCGAAATCGTCTGCAACGACGAGGAAATCGATCTGGTCGGCGAGCGCATCGATCTCGCGTTCGAGACAGGCTGGCCGAAGAAGAAAGGCTTCCGGATGAAGATGCTCGGTGCATTCGACCAGGTGCTCGTCGCATCGCCCGAGTATTCGCGCAAGCACGCGGTGCCAAGGCATCCTGACGATCTGCCCAGCTCGCATTGGATCGGGCACGGCGGGCTCGCGAACCTCAGCTATTCGGTGTTCGGCAACGACGGACGCTCGGTCCGTATCCAGACGAACGGCCGCCTCAAGGTGAAGAGCGTGCTGCTCGCGCATCAGATGGTGCTCGCGGACGCGGGCGTCAGCGCATTTCCCGACTATCTGGTCGCCGAGGACTTGCGGGAGGGACGCCTGCACCGGCTGCTGCCGATGTGGACGATGCCGAAAGGCGGCATCTACGCGTGTCGCACGTCTTCGCGGCATGCGTCGGTTCGCGAGCGTCTGTTCCTCGCCGCGGTGCAGGCGTATCTGGCCGGTCTGTCGGGCGAGCAGATGCGCGCGGGCGCGGTTCCGACTTAG